Proteins from a genomic interval of Lolium perenne isolate Kyuss_39 chromosome 1, Kyuss_2.0, whole genome shotgun sequence:
- the LOC139835667 gene encoding uncharacterized protein yields the protein MLSTAGQGTRPIIPGAPNPKTAATRTTSQEPITKYMKKSPAVGPSTPVPPSVSHPTPQPSPPQADPSPPPAANTPPEIIPVSSGHAGEEDPKAKGPAQEEAEKQGQGEVEVTSSEKAGEGAGDMVVFPKNFGDPADTTSTPKAYATKFFNKLTEAEKWELEQDLLNAMLNNAWGKPDSRTSEIQDFKKNVGQFCDQLICKQKEQQALHYELHKNIALQRRVTLSQAENIRTLKDENAELAKQLADAQGASSSLATASSELENLRSSYQELETKLKEAELKREQAEKQLAEKNSEHIREKGELELKKNADSETIRSATCSSLSPQGLPSGSVWGEEIGLCRHHVPGLVLLALGGELLHKLVSGLGVQGSNMLMDLRFGAG from the exons ATGCTCTCGACAGCTGGCCAGGGCacacgccccatcatccccggcgcccc gaatccgaaaaccgctgccacgcggaccaccagccaggagcccatcacaaaatacatgaagaaatctccggctgttggtccctctactccagttccaccaagcgtctcccacccaactccccaaccgtcgccccctcaggctgatccatctcccccacctgccgcaaacactccaccggaaataattccggttagcagcgggcatgcgggcgaagaagatcctaaggccaaaggccctgcccaagaagaggcggaaaaacaaggccaaggagaggttgaagtaacttcttccgagaaagctggagagggcgctggcgacatggtcgtttttccgaagaactttggagatccggctgacaccacttccacccccaaggcgtatgccactaagtttttcaacaagctgactgaagcggagaagtgggagcttgaacaagacctgctcaacgccatgctgaacaacgcctgggggaagcctgattccaggacatcggaaatccaggacttcaagaaaaacgttggccagttctgcgatcaacttatctgcaagcaaaag gaacagcaggcgctgcactacgagctgcacaagaacattgccctgcagcgccgcgttactctgagtcaggcggaaaatatccggaccctgAAGGATGAAAATGCAGAACTGGctaaacaactggcggacgcccaag gcgcatcctcctcccttgcaacagcttcgtctgaacttgagaacctgcgctcctcgtaccaagagctGGAGACaaaactaaaggaggcggaacttaaaagggagcaggccgaaaagcagctggcggagaaaaactccgagcatatcagggaaaagggcgagctggaactgaaaaagaatgctgatagcgagaccatcaggag CGCCACTTGCTCGTCTCTTTCCCCGCAAGGACTTCCGTCCGGAAGCGTTTGGGGGGAGGAGATTGGCTTGTGCCGGCATCATGTGCCGGGCCTTGTTCTTCTTGCCCTGGGGGGCGAGCTTCTCCACAAACTCGTCTCCGGCCTCGGCGTCCAAGGGAGCAACATGCTCATGGACCTGCGGTTCGGTGCTGGCTGA